The following are encoded together in the Variovorax sp. PBS-H4 genome:
- a CDS encoding ABC transporter permease produces the protein MKKTLARWLDSDVGYSFRTSPVAMLAAAIAIVCVFCSVFAGWVSPHNPFDLAALELGDARLPPAWSAEGTTKYLLGTDDQGRDILSALIYGARISLVVGLVSVVLSVVIGVLLGLLAGFWGGWLDAFLMRVCDVMLSFPPILVALLIAGVGRALFPNAHETVAFGVLIISISLTGWVQYARTVRGSTMVERNKEYVQAARVTGVAPLRIMRRHVLPNVLGPVLVLATIQVATAIITEATLSFLGVGVPPTSPSLGSLIRVGNDYLFSGEWWITVFPGLMLVLIALSVNLLGDWLRDALNPRLR, from the coding sequence ATGAAAAAGACACTGGCCCGCTGGCTCGACAGCGACGTCGGCTACAGCTTCCGCACCTCGCCCGTGGCCATGCTCGCCGCAGCGATTGCCATCGTCTGCGTCTTCTGCTCGGTCTTCGCCGGCTGGGTGTCGCCGCACAACCCCTTCGACCTCGCGGCTCTGGAACTCGGCGATGCGCGCCTGCCCCCGGCCTGGAGTGCCGAGGGCACGACCAAGTACCTGCTGGGTACCGATGACCAAGGCCGCGACATCCTTTCAGCGTTGATCTACGGTGCACGTATCTCGTTGGTCGTTGGATTGGTCTCGGTGGTGCTGTCTGTCGTGATCGGCGTACTGCTTGGGTTGCTGGCCGGGTTCTGGGGCGGATGGCTGGATGCCTTCCTGATGCGCGTGTGCGACGTCATGTTGTCCTTTCCGCCCATCCTGGTCGCACTGCTGATCGCCGGAGTCGGGCGCGCGCTGTTCCCCAACGCGCACGAGACGGTGGCCTTCGGCGTGCTGATCATCTCGATATCGCTGACCGGTTGGGTGCAGTACGCGCGCACGGTGCGCGGTTCGACCATGGTCGAGCGCAACAAGGAGTATGTGCAGGCGGCGCGCGTCACCGGTGTCGCGCCGCTTCGCATCATGCGCCGGCACGTGCTGCCGAACGTGCTGGGTCCGGTGCTGGTGCTGGCTACCATCCAGGTGGCCACGGCGATCATCACGGAGGCGACATTGTCTTTCCTGGGCGTCGGCGTGCCACCGACCTCGCCGTCCCTGGGCAGTCTCATCCGCGTGGGCAACGACTACCTGTTCTCGGGCGAATGGTGGATCACTGTCTTTCCCGGCCTGATGCTGGTCCTGATCGCGCTCAGCGTGAACCTTCTGGGCGACTGGTTGCGCGACGCGCTCAACCCGCGGCTACGCTGA
- a CDS encoding M20 aminoacylase family protein: MDAPRYQALGRAFAHIARFHPEITSFRRDLHAHPELGFEEIYTSGRVQESLRACGVDEIHPGIGKTGVVGVIRGRSTASGRMIGLRADMDALPMCEDNDFGWRSAKKGLMHGCGHDGHTAMLVGAARYLAETRDFDGTAVLIFQPGEEGFAGARAMIEDGLFDRFPVSAVYAMHNWPGLPAGTVGINRGAMMAAADRITIEIEGKGGHGAHAYLTVDPVLVSAHVITAVQSIVSRNVRPIDAAVISICAVQAGDLGAMSVVPGKATLVGTVRTFSVRVQAQVEQRLVELCSAVAAGFGATAQVKFERIYPATINTAPEAMFAGDVAQSLVGAHNVERNMEPSMGAEDFSFMLQKKAGAYLRIGQDARGGAFLHNSRYDFNDEILPLGAALHAGLIEQGMPLHVADRPATAGVATSAVS, from the coding sequence ATGGATGCCCCACGCTATCAGGCTTTGGGACGGGCCTTTGCGCACATCGCCCGCTTCCATCCGGAGATCACCTCCTTCCGGCGCGACCTGCATGCGCACCCCGAGCTTGGCTTCGAAGAGATCTACACCTCCGGCCGCGTGCAGGAGTCGCTGCGGGCTTGCGGCGTTGACGAGATCCATCCGGGTATCGGCAAGACCGGCGTGGTCGGCGTCATCCGCGGGCGCTCGACGGCCAGCGGCCGCATGATCGGCCTGCGCGCGGACATGGACGCGCTGCCGATGTGCGAGGACAACGACTTCGGCTGGCGCTCCGCCAAGAAGGGCCTCATGCACGGCTGCGGTCACGACGGCCATACGGCCATGCTGGTCGGCGCCGCGCGCTACCTCGCCGAAACCCGCGACTTCGACGGTACGGCCGTCCTGATCTTCCAGCCGGGCGAGGAGGGCTTCGCCGGCGCGCGCGCAATGATCGAGGACGGCTTGTTCGACCGCTTCCCCGTGAGCGCGGTCTACGCGATGCACAATTGGCCCGGCCTGCCCGCCGGCACGGTCGGCATCAACCGCGGCGCCATGATGGCAGCGGCCGACCGCATCACGATCGAGATCGAGGGCAAGGGCGGCCACGGCGCGCATGCCTACCTCACCGTCGACCCCGTGCTGGTCTCGGCCCACGTCATCACCGCGGTGCAAAGTATCGTCTCGCGCAATGTGCGGCCCATCGATGCAGCCGTGATCAGCATCTGCGCCGTGCAGGCAGGCGACCTCGGCGCCATGAGCGTGGTGCCCGGCAAGGCAACGCTGGTGGGTACGGTGCGCACCTTCAGCGTCCGGGTTCAGGCGCAGGTGGAGCAGCGGCTGGTGGAGCTGTGCTCAGCCGTCGCAGCCGGATTCGGTGCCACGGCGCAGGTGAAGTTCGAGCGCATTTACCCGGCCACCATCAACACTGCGCCCGAGGCGATGTTCGCCGGCGATGTAGCGCAATCTTTGGTCGGTGCGCACAACGTCGAGCGCAACATGGAGCCAAGCATGGGCGCCGAGGACTTCTCCTTCATGCTGCAGAAGAAGGCCGGCGCCTATTTGCGCATCGGCCAGGATGCTCGCGGCGGCGCCTTTTTGCACAACAGCCGCTACGATTTCAACGACGAAATCCTGCCGCTCGGCGCCGCCTTGCATGCCGGCCTGATCGAGCAGGGCATGCCCCTGCATGTCGCGGACCGTCCCGCCACCGCCGGCGTGGCGACGTCAGCGGTGTCCTGA
- a CDS encoding lipocalin family protein, which yields MFSRRQQSVAPQRVVFDDRVHSASIGTLATAFCVGGALTLLAFTTARASRNARLAGPADGAPLMRAPLQVVAPVDLQRYVGLWHEQARLPNRFEKRCAGDVTAEYTLLEDGKLQVLNRCMLSDGSVDESIGIARIAPVTGQPGAGRLEVSFAPDWMRWLPFAWGDYWILKLDRDYQVALVGTPDRKYLWVLSRAPRLDDATLQAELDYARSLGFEVDRIERSGR from the coding sequence ATGTTCTCTCGCCGCCAACAGTCCGTTGCGCCGCAGCGCGTCGTCTTCGACGACCGTGTGCACAGCGCGTCCATCGGCACTCTGGCCACGGCCTTCTGCGTCGGCGGGGCGCTGACGCTGCTGGCATTCACGACCGCCCGCGCATCGCGTAACGCGCGTCTTGCAGGCCCCGCCGATGGCGCACCCTTGATGCGCGCGCCGTTGCAGGTGGTCGCCCCGGTGGACCTGCAACGCTATGTGGGACTGTGGCACGAGCAGGCGCGCCTGCCCAATCGCTTCGAGAAGCGCTGCGCTGGTGATGTCACGGCCGAATACACGCTGCTGGAAGACGGCAAGCTGCAGGTGCTCAACCGCTGCATGCTGTCGGATGGAAGTGTCGACGAATCGATCGGGATCGCGCGCATTGCCCCGGTCACCGGGCAGCCCGGCGCCGGCCGGCTCGAGGTCAGCTTTGCGCCCGACTGGATGCGCTGGCTCCCCTTCGCCTGGGGCGACTACTGGATCCTCAAGCTCGACCGGGACTACCAGGTGGCCCTGGTCGGCACGCCGGACCGCAAGTACCTGTGGGTCCTGTCGCGCGCACCGCGGCTGGACGATGCAACGCTGCAGGCCGAACTCGACTACGCGCGCTCGCTGGGCTTCGAGGTCGACAGGATCGAGCGCTCTGGCAGATAA
- a CDS encoding ABC transporter ATP-binding protein: MSLLQVRNLVVEFPHRRGTLRALDDISFEIAPGEVLGVVGESGAGKSLTGAAIIGLLEPPGRVAAGQIVLEGRRIDNLGHEAMRHVRGRKIGAIFQDPLTSLNPLYTIGRQLTETIRTHLPVGEEEAKRRAIGLLQDTGIPGAAQRIDHYPHQFSGGMRQRVVIALALAAEPKLIVADEPTTALDVSIQAQIISLLRRICKERGAAVMLITHDMGVIAETCDRVAVMYAGRIAEIGPVQEVIHQPAHPYTSGLMAAIPDMTMDRERLNQIDGAMPRLNAIPRGCAYNPRCPRVFERCLVERPDLLNAGATRAACWLHDAHSMSTVNGIAP; encoded by the coding sequence ATGAGTCTTCTGCAAGTCCGCAACCTGGTCGTCGAATTCCCGCATCGGCGCGGCACGCTGCGCGCGCTGGACGACATCAGCTTCGAGATCGCGCCGGGCGAGGTTCTCGGCGTGGTCGGCGAGTCGGGCGCGGGCAAGTCCCTGACCGGCGCGGCCATCATCGGTCTGCTGGAGCCGCCCGGGCGCGTGGCTGCGGGGCAGATCGTGCTGGAAGGCCGGCGCATCGACAACCTGGGCCACGAGGCCATGCGTCATGTCCGCGGTCGCAAGATCGGCGCCATCTTCCAGGACCCGTTGACCTCGCTGAATCCGCTCTACACCATCGGACGGCAACTGACCGAAACCATCCGAACGCACCTGCCCGTGGGCGAGGAAGAGGCGAAGAGGCGCGCGATCGGGCTCCTGCAGGACACCGGTATCCCTGGCGCGGCGCAGCGAATCGACCACTATCCGCACCAGTTTTCCGGTGGCATGCGCCAGCGCGTCGTGATCGCGTTGGCCCTTGCCGCCGAGCCCAAGCTGATCGTCGCGGACGAGCCAACCACCGCACTCGATGTCTCGATCCAGGCGCAGATCATCAGCTTGCTGAGGCGCATCTGCAAGGAGCGCGGCGCGGCGGTGATGCTGATCACCCACGACATGGGCGTGATCGCCGAGACCTGCGACCGGGTCGCCGTGATGTACGCAGGCCGCATCGCCGAGATCGGCCCGGTGCAGGAGGTGATCCACCAGCCCGCTCATCCCTACACCTCGGGCCTGATGGCCGCCATTCCCGACATGACGATGGATCGCGAACGGCTCAACCAGATCGATGGCGCCATGCCGCGCCTGAACGCCATCCCGCGCGGCTGCGCCTACAACCCGCGCTGCCCTCGCGTCTTCGAACGCTGCCTGGTCGAGCGGCCGGATCTGCTCAACGCCGGTGCGACCCGTGCGGCGTGCTGGCTGCACGACGCGCACAGCATGTCCACCGTCAACGGGATCGCGCCATGA
- a CDS encoding ABC transporter ATP-binding protein, protein MSAPLVVAQDLAKVFDVSPPWLNRVLERKPRLLLHAVDGVSFSIERGKTLALVGESGCGKSTVARLLVGLHAPTRGGMQFDGQDAHATFKSGEGRKLRRRIQMIFQDPYASLNPRWLVEDIVGEPLREHEMLNQGPALKARVGELLESVGLSPLDMVKYPHQFSGGQRQRISIARALATQPEFLVCDEPTSALDVSVQAQVLNIMKDLQRERGLTYLFISHNLAVVRHVADRVGVMYLGRLVEVADKAKLFEVPQHPYTRMLLAAIPKMKHAGEARTPVQGEVPNPLAPPTGCTFHPRCPHANARCKAERPPLQMLRGVQVACHAVEEGRI, encoded by the coding sequence ATGAGTGCACCCCTGGTGGTCGCCCAGGACCTCGCCAAGGTCTTCGACGTCTCCCCGCCGTGGCTCAACCGCGTTCTGGAGCGAAAGCCGCGCCTCCTGTTGCACGCGGTCGACGGCGTGAGCTTTTCGATCGAGCGCGGCAAGACCTTGGCGCTGGTCGGCGAATCCGGTTGCGGCAAGAGCACCGTCGCGCGCCTGCTCGTGGGCCTGCACGCGCCCACCCGCGGCGGCATGCAATTCGACGGCCAGGACGCCCACGCCACGTTCAAGAGCGGCGAGGGCCGCAAGCTGCGCCGGCGCATCCAGATGATCTTCCAGGATCCGTACGCCAGCCTCAACCCTCGATGGCTGGTGGAGGACATCGTGGGTGAACCCTTGCGCGAACACGAGATGCTGAACCAGGGGCCTGCTCTCAAGGCGCGGGTCGGCGAGTTGCTGGAGTCCGTCGGCCTGAGCCCGCTGGACATGGTCAAGTATCCCCACCAGTTTTCCGGGGGTCAGCGGCAGCGCATCTCCATCGCGCGTGCCCTTGCCACCCAGCCCGAGTTCCTGGTGTGCGACGAGCCGACCTCTGCGCTGGACGTGAGCGTGCAGGCGCAAGTGCTCAACATCATGAAGGATCTGCAGCGCGAGCGCGGCCTGACCTATCTGTTCATCTCGCACAACCTCGCCGTTGTGCGCCACGTTGCGGACCGCGTCGGGGTGATGTATCTCGGGCGGCTGGTAGAGGTCGCCGACAAGGCAAAGCTCTTCGAAGTGCCGCAGCATCCCTACACCCGCATGCTGCTCGCCGCCATTCCGAAGATGAAGCACGCCGGGGAGGCACGTACGCCGGTGCAGGGTGAGGTCCCCAACCCGCTCGCCCCACCCACTGGCTGCACCTTTCACCCGCGCTGCCCGCACGCCAACGCACGCTGCAAGGCCGAGCGCCCGCCACTGCAGATGCTGCGCGGCGTGCAGGTCGCTTGCCACGCCGTGGAGGAAGGGCGGATCTGA
- a CDS encoding HAD-IA family hydrolase — translation MKNVVFDLGAVLLSWEPVSLVHAVIAPHTPTAQAAHALAREMFHHEDWLGFDRGTHSLEDAIGRMALRLSLPAERLSTTLAPMGERLEPIDVTIELLASLRARRDAGEALRLYYLSNMPAPYARVLEQRHDFFGWFDGGIFSGDVRLLKPEPEIYELLAARYGLKAPDTVFIDDSAANVAAARALGWEAIHCEAPTALPSQLAPYLPERSILSTSKPSERA, via the coding sequence ATGAAGAACGTTGTGTTCGATCTGGGCGCGGTGCTGTTGAGCTGGGAGCCGGTGTCGCTGGTGCATGCGGTCATCGCGCCGCACACGCCCACCGCGCAGGCCGCGCATGCTCTGGCGCGCGAAATGTTTCACCACGAGGATTGGCTGGGCTTCGACCGCGGCACGCACAGCCTGGAAGATGCCATCGGGCGCATGGCGCTGCGTCTTTCGCTGCCCGCGGAGCGGCTCAGCACGACGCTGGCGCCGATGGGCGAGCGCCTGGAACCCATCGACGTCACCATCGAACTGCTCGCCTCGTTGCGTGCGCGCCGCGATGCCGGGGAGGCACTGCGGCTCTACTACCTCTCCAACATGCCGGCGCCCTACGCGCGCGTGCTGGAGCAGCGCCATGATTTCTTTGGCTGGTTCGACGGTGGCATTTTTTCGGGCGACGTGCGCCTCCTCAAGCCCGAGCCCGAGATCTACGAACTGCTCGCCGCGCGCTACGGGCTGAAGGCGCCCGACACGGTGTTCATCGACGACTCTGCGGCCAACGTGGCGGCAGCACGTGCACTTGGCTGGGAGGCCATCCACTGCGAGGCGCCGACCGCGCTGCCGTCGCAGCTGGCACCTTATCTGCCAGAGCGCTCGATCCTGTCGACCTCGAAGCCCAGCGAGCGCGCGTAG
- the zwf gene encoding glucose-6-phosphate dehydrogenase, with protein sequence MSFDLVLFGGTGDLTWRKLMPALFQAFRHGSLPEGGRIIGVARDELSDEGYRELIQSRFEAVEGAKRPTPEEFKKFAALLHYQRMDLSRTEDYAKLADLLKQRDASTVVMYLATAPALFTQVVEQIAAAGLNGPKTRVVLEKPLGHDLASNRAINKAVCKVLAEHQVFRIDHYLGKPSVQNLFAMRFGNALFEPIWRREHIANIEITIAEDLGVEKRGAFYDQTGALRDMVQNHALQLVCAIGMEPPINAHADAIRDEKLKVLRALKPWTAEAIGLHAIRGQYTAGTAYGERVPGYREQQGVDPESRTETFVALRTEIANWRWAGVPIYVRTGKRLASRDAHIAVNFKPTPHAIFRAPQNAFNKLVINLQPKDGLELHMLAQAQDGRQRNGNGHRHAGPQLAPVQLDLDFDKRFGSERVGAYERLLLDVIDGRLNLFVRSDEQEEAWRWVEPLIDSWASDGAPRPYAAGTWGPSASSAMIARDGFAWSEEQ encoded by the coding sequence ATGAGTTTCGACCTTGTCCTTTTCGGCGGTACCGGCGACCTCACCTGGCGCAAGCTGATGCCGGCGCTGTTCCAGGCCTTTCGTCACGGCAGCCTGCCCGAGGGCGGCCGCATCATCGGGGTGGCGCGCGACGAGCTGTCCGACGAGGGCTATCGTGAGCTGATCCAATCGCGCTTCGAGGCCGTCGAAGGCGCCAAGCGGCCGACCCCGGAGGAGTTCAAGAAGTTCGCCGCCCTGCTCCACTACCAGCGCATGGACCTGTCGCGGACCGAAGACTACGCGAAGCTCGCCGACCTGCTCAAGCAGCGCGACGCCAGCACGGTCGTGATGTACCTCGCCACCGCCCCTGCCCTCTTCACGCAGGTGGTGGAACAGATTGCCGCCGCCGGGCTCAACGGCCCGAAGACCCGCGTGGTGCTGGAGAAGCCGCTGGGGCATGACCTGGCCTCCAACCGCGCCATCAACAAGGCAGTTTGCAAGGTGCTGGCGGAGCACCAGGTGTTCCGCATCGACCATTACCTGGGCAAGCCATCGGTGCAGAACCTGTTCGCGATGCGCTTCGGCAATGCGTTGTTCGAGCCCATCTGGCGCCGTGAGCACATCGCCAACATCGAGATCACCATTGCCGAGGACCTCGGCGTCGAGAAGCGCGGTGCGTTCTACGACCAGACTGGCGCGCTGCGCGACATGGTCCAGAACCATGCGTTGCAGCTGGTCTGCGCGATCGGCATGGAGCCGCCGATCAACGCGCATGCAGACGCGATCCGCGACGAAAAGCTCAAGGTGCTGCGCGCGCTCAAGCCTTGGACGGCGGAAGCCATCGGACTGCACGCGATCCGCGGACAGTACACCGCAGGCACCGCCTACGGCGAGCGCGTGCCGGGTTACCGCGAGCAGCAGGGCGTGGACCCGGAGAGCCGCACCGAGACCTTCGTCGCGCTGCGCACCGAGATCGCCAACTGGCGTTGGGCCGGCGTGCCGATCTACGTCCGGACCGGCAAGCGGCTGGCCTCGCGCGACGCGCACATTGCAGTCAACTTCAAGCCGACGCCGCATGCGATCTTCAGAGCGCCGCAGAACGCGTTCAACAAGCTGGTGATCAACCTGCAGCCGAAGGACGGCCTGGAACTGCACATGCTCGCCCAGGCCCAGGATGGGCGCCAACGCAACGGCAACGGCCACCGCCATGCCGGGCCGCAGTTGGCGCCGGTGCAGTTGGACCTCGACTTCGACAAGCGCTTCGGTTCCGAGCGCGTGGGCGCCTACGAGCGCCTGCTGCTCGACGTGATCGACGGCCGGCTCAACCTCTTCGTGCGCAGCGACGAGCAGGAGGAAGCCTGGCGCTGGGTCGAGCCGCTGATCGACAGCTGGGCCTCGGACGGAGCGCCGCGGCCTTACGCAGCGGGAACATGGGGCCCCAGCGCATCGAGCGCGATGATCGCGCGCGATGGGTTCGCCTGGAGCGAAGAGCAGTAG
- a CDS encoding ABC transporter substrate-binding protein, with translation MNLRNKLAVMAVISALGTLCLPAGAQTIRVANQGDALSLDPHSLNESLQLSVDLNVYDALTDRNKDLSLAPSLATSWRQTSPTVWRFELRKNVKFHDGTPFTADDVLFSVTRAAGDGSDVKAKVNDIKEVRKVNDHAVDIETKGPFPILPDVLSDLAIMSKKWCEENKAEKPVDRRKGIENTASFKANGTGPYRVRERQPNVRTVFVRNPTYWGKIDGNVQEVIFTPIANSATRVAALMSGEIDVMEPVPVQDIARINASPNAQVVVGPELRTIFLGMDQKRDELLYSSVKGKNPFKDKRVRQAFYQAIDIVGIQRTVMRGASRPTALMVGPGINGWSEAQDKRLPYDVEGAKKLLADAGYPNGFEVTMNCPNDRYVNDGQICQSVAANLARIGVKINLAAETKGTYFPKILRRDTSFYLLGWTPTTYDAHNALDALMRCPDDKTGDGQFNLGSYCNPKLDDLIGKIKSSTDKTERMAMIKEAFTIHADDIGHLPLHQQSLAWGVSKKVALTQRADNFMPFKWMSIQAPAKP, from the coding sequence ATGAACCTGAGAAACAAGCTGGCCGTGATGGCCGTCATTTCCGCGCTGGGCACACTCTGCCTGCCGGCAGGGGCGCAAACGATTCGTGTGGCGAATCAAGGGGATGCGCTCTCTCTCGACCCACACTCGCTCAATGAGTCGCTGCAGCTCTCGGTCGACCTCAATGTGTACGACGCGCTGACCGATCGCAACAAGGATCTGAGTCTCGCGCCCTCATTGGCCACCTCCTGGCGCCAGACGTCGCCGACCGTGTGGCGCTTCGAACTGCGCAAGAACGTCAAGTTTCATGACGGCACGCCTTTCACCGCGGACGATGTCCTCTTCAGTGTGACGCGTGCGGCGGGCGACGGCTCGGACGTGAAGGCCAAGGTCAACGACATCAAGGAGGTTCGCAAGGTCAACGATCACGCCGTCGACATCGAGACCAAGGGGCCGTTCCCGATCCTTCCCGACGTCCTGTCGGACCTCGCGATCATGAGCAAGAAGTGGTGCGAGGAAAACAAGGCCGAGAAGCCGGTCGACCGCCGCAAGGGCATCGAGAACACCGCCTCGTTCAAGGCCAATGGCACTGGGCCTTACCGCGTGCGAGAACGCCAGCCCAATGTGCGCACGGTGTTCGTGCGCAACCCCACATACTGGGGCAAGATCGACGGCAACGTGCAAGAGGTGATCTTCACCCCCATCGCCAATTCGGCGACACGCGTGGCGGCCCTGATGTCGGGCGAGATCGACGTGATGGAACCCGTGCCGGTGCAGGATATCGCGCGCATCAACGCCAGCCCGAACGCGCAGGTGGTGGTCGGGCCCGAGCTCCGCACCATCTTCCTGGGCATGGACCAGAAGCGCGACGAGCTGCTGTATTCGAGCGTCAAGGGCAAGAACCCGTTCAAGGACAAGCGCGTGCGCCAGGCCTTCTATCAGGCCATCGACATCGTCGGAATCCAGCGCACCGTGATGCGAGGCGCCTCGCGGCCCACGGCGCTGATGGTCGGCCCCGGCATCAACGGCTGGAGCGAGGCGCAGGACAAGCGCTTGCCGTATGACGTGGAGGGCGCCAAGAAGCTGCTGGCAGATGCTGGCTACCCGAACGGGTTCGAGGTGACGATGAACTGCCCCAACGACCGCTATGTCAACGATGGGCAGATCTGCCAGTCGGTGGCCGCGAACCTTGCGCGGATCGGAGTGAAGATCAATCTCGCGGCCGAGACCAAGGGCACGTACTTCCCCAAGATTCTGCGTCGCGACACCAGCTTCTATCTCCTGGGCTGGACGCCGACCACGTATGACGCGCACAACGCACTCGACGCGTTGATGCGCTGCCCCGATGACAAGACGGGTGATGGCCAGTTCAACCTCGGCTCGTACTGCAACCCGAAGCTCGACGACTTGATCGGAAAGATCAAGTCGAGCACCGACAAGACTGAGCGCATGGCGATGATCAAGGAAGCCTTCACGATTCACGCGGACGACATTGGGCATCTGCCGTTGCACCAGCAGTCGCTGGCCTGGGGCGTGAGCAAGAAGGTCGCGTTGACGCAGCGGGCCGACAACTTCATGCCTTTCAAATGGATGAGCATCCAGGCGCCCGCAAAGCCCTGA
- the tal gene encoding transaldolase, which produces MNQLDALRQWTTVVADTGDFRQLAQFKPQDATTNPSLILKAVQKAEYRPLLDEAVKKHGHLATDEVIDRLLVRFGTEILSLIPGRVSTEVDARLSFDTAATVARAERIVALYRAEDIDTEKRLLIKIAATWEGIEAARQLERKGIHTNLTLLFSFAQAVACGAAGVQLISPFVGRIYDWHKKAAGTAWDEAARSGADDPGVRSVRQIFEYYKKHGIRTEVMGASFRNVGQIAALAGCDLLTISPELLAELAASNEPLAHALDADAAQALDIPQLVLDEPAFRFALNEDAMATEKLAEGIRAFAADAVKLEKLMETAE; this is translated from the coding sequence ATGAACCAACTCGATGCCCTCCGACAGTGGACGACCGTGGTAGCCGATACCGGCGACTTCCGCCAGTTGGCCCAGTTCAAGCCCCAGGATGCAACCACCAATCCTTCGCTCATCCTCAAGGCGGTGCAGAAGGCCGAGTATCGGCCCCTGCTCGACGAGGCCGTCAAGAAGCACGGCCATCTCGCGACCGACGAGGTCATCGACCGCCTGCTGGTGCGCTTCGGCACCGAGATCCTCTCGCTCATTCCAGGCCGTGTCTCCACCGAGGTCGATGCGCGGCTGAGCTTCGATACTGCCGCCACGGTGGCGCGGGCGGAGCGCATCGTCGCCCTCTATCGGGCCGAGGACATCGACACCGAAAAGCGCCTGCTGATCAAGATTGCTGCCACCTGGGAAGGCATCGAGGCGGCGCGCCAGCTGGAGCGCAAAGGCATCCACACCAATCTCACCCTTCTGTTCTCGTTTGCGCAAGCGGTGGCTTGCGGCGCCGCGGGCGTGCAGCTGATCTCGCCCTTCGTCGGGCGTATCTACGACTGGCACAAGAAGGCAGCCGGGACAGCCTGGGATGAAGCAGCCAGGTCCGGCGCCGACGACCCCGGCGTCAGGTCGGTGCGCCAGATCTTCGAGTACTACAAGAAGCACGGCATCAGGACCGAGGTGATGGGCGCCAGCTTCCGCAACGTAGGCCAGATCGCCGCGCTCGCGGGCTGCGACCTGCTGACCATCAGCCCCGAGCTGCTGGCCGAACTCGCCGCCAGCAATGAACCACTGGCGCATGCGCTGGACGCGGATGCTGCGCAGGCGCTGGACATCCCGCAACTGGTGCTGGACGAGCCGGCCTTCCGCTTCGCCCTCAATGAGGACGCCATGGCCACCGAGAAGCTGGCCGAGGGCATCCGCGCCTTCGCGGCCGACGCGGTGAAGCTGGAGAAGCTGATGGAGACCGCCGAATGA